The following are encoded in a window of Halosolutus halophilus genomic DNA:
- the chrA gene encoding chromate efflux transporter — MTDATTTESPADAYRGDPTRGKLLEIATYYLFIGIVGFGGPLVHIAMMEDDLVGEGSREWTDESTFMEGLAICNMLPGPASTQLGIFMGWIYAGNPGAIVAGFFFMLPTFVIVVFFSWLYFAYQELPSVEALFYGINPVVIGLIVGASWSMAQSAFAEGRRDLEFELGDETWTIDYLLVALLAAAVVATATLGTNPVVQFVVAGAIAVAIYRSTWVREHWRRVSLWTIGGVVAGIAFALRDRLFDLLGPATRRTIETSPLWSVLLAIWANPWVQLFAFMVYTGSFIYGGGLVLIPFIELYVVGEFGWMTGREFVDGIAIGQLSPGPVVMTTAFVGYKLMLDTYGLVSIAVVGAFVAMVGAFGPSFAFIMGFFPYFARVRENDVIQSALVGVNAAVVGAILGATVTLAAESFVDTFTVLLAIVTCLLFVRGVHAAYLIVGGGGVGMAWFVLAL; from the coding sequence GTGACCGACGCGACGACCACGGAGTCCCCTGCCGACGCCTATCGCGGCGATCCGACCCGGGGCAAACTCCTCGAAATCGCGACGTACTACCTGTTCATCGGTATCGTCGGGTTCGGCGGGCCGCTGGTCCACATCGCGATGATGGAAGACGACCTCGTCGGCGAGGGCAGTCGCGAGTGGACCGACGAGTCGACGTTCATGGAAGGGCTCGCGATCTGTAACATGCTTCCCGGCCCCGCCTCGACGCAACTCGGGATCTTCATGGGCTGGATTTACGCCGGGAATCCGGGAGCGATCGTCGCCGGCTTCTTCTTCATGCTCCCGACGTTCGTCATCGTCGTCTTCTTCTCGTGGCTCTACTTCGCCTACCAGGAACTGCCGTCGGTTGAGGCGCTGTTTTACGGCATCAATCCGGTCGTGATCGGGTTGATCGTCGGTGCGTCGTGGTCGATGGCCCAGAGCGCCTTCGCGGAGGGACGGCGCGACCTCGAGTTCGAACTCGGCGACGAGACGTGGACGATCGACTACCTGCTGGTGGCACTGCTCGCCGCCGCGGTCGTCGCGACCGCCACGCTCGGCACGAATCCGGTCGTCCAGTTCGTGGTCGCCGGCGCGATCGCGGTCGCGATCTACCGCTCGACGTGGGTTCGGGAACACTGGCGTCGCGTCTCGCTGTGGACGATCGGCGGGGTAGTCGCCGGCATCGCGTTCGCGCTCCGGGACCGGCTGTTCGACCTCCTCGGCCCGGCGACGCGGCGGACTATCGAGACGAGCCCGCTGTGGAGCGTCTTGCTCGCGATATGGGCCAATCCGTGGGTACAGTTGTTCGCGTTCATGGTCTACACCGGCTCGTTCATCTACGGCGGCGGACTCGTCCTCATCCCGTTCATCGAACTCTACGTCGTCGGCGAGTTCGGCTGGATGACCGGTCGCGAGTTCGTCGACGGGATCGCGATCGGACAGCTCTCGCCCGGCCCCGTCGTGATGACGACCGCGTTCGTCGGCTACAAGCTCATGCTCGACACCTACGGGCTGGTTTCGATCGCCGTCGTCGGCGCGTTCGTCGCGATGGTCGGCGCGTTCGGCCCGTCGTTCGCGTTCATCATGGGCTTCTTCCCGTACTTCGCGCGGGTTCGGGAGAACGACGTCATCCAATCGGCCCTCGTCGGCGTCAACGCCGCGGTCGTCGGCGCGATCCTCGGCGCGACCGTGACCCTCGCCGCGGAGTCGTTCGTGGATACGTTTACCGTCCTGCTCGCCATCGTGACCTGTCTGCTCTTCGTCCGCGGGGT